A stretch of the Lactuca sativa cultivar Salinas chromosome 9, Lsat_Salinas_v11, whole genome shotgun sequence genome encodes the following:
- the LOC111877923 gene encoding probable WRKY transcription factor 3, with amino-acid sequence MCEHPGALMEETVTKGSSDGFKVPKSTIAGVKQDDDSKRHMDGYQKETSFSNMRNSEDGYNWRKYGQKQVKGSEYPRSYYKCTHPNCQVKKKVERSHDGHITEIIYKGAHNHQIQGHRSNINGSPDANGSYVKIEERDNISIHPEWNTDRMDRSSSTSVGIDNPDLISPPKGKSIGIIESNPNYDYNEEDGTNIGTHSPGDDADEDKSDLKRRKKGNYLLETSLVTRAMREPRVVVQIESEVDILDDGYRWRKYGQKVVKGNPNPRSYYKCTSTGCPVRKHVERASDDLKSVLTTYEGKHNHEVPAARNSSHATMDVGSTSNAPPIPLSRIPTIPNSEPQVQDLPLRFDRKISNGYIPPNFVANFDTKPTKFEPSSMYQEYIPYQNPITFNSVLPDFPISLPMSMPMAHNFGYNNNGKHGRESFIGGQMQHLRDNNGRFIRPKLEQDDGFYDTFMCAPDHVNDAASRYCRVIPNFPS; translated from the exons ATGTGTGAACATCCAGGGGCATTAATGGAAGAAACAGTCACAAAAGGGTCCTCCGATGGGTTTAAAGTTCCAAAAAGTACAATTGCTGGTGTAAAACAAGATGATGATTCAAAAAGACATATGGATGGATACCAAAAAGAAACGAGCTTTTCCAACATGAGGAACTCAGAAGATGGATATAATTGGAGAAAATACGGACAAAAGCAAGTAAAAGGCAGTGAATACCCTCGAAGCTATTACAAATGCACACATCCAAATTGTCAAGTCAAGAAAAAAGTGGAACGTTCCCATGATGGGCATATTACTGAAATCATATACAAAGGTGCTCATAATCATCAAATCCAAGGTCATCGCAGCAACATTAATGGATCTCCCGACGCTAATGGATCCTACGTCAAGATCGAAGAAAGGGATAACATTTCAATTCATCCAGAATGGAACACAGATCGTATGGATCGCTCATCTTCAACCTCAGTTGGCATCGATAATCCTGACCTAATTTCACCACCGAAAGGGAAATCCATTGGAATTATCGAATCAAACCCTAATTACGATTATAACGAAGAAGATGGGACGAACATAGGAACACATTCACCTGGAGACGACGCCGATGAAGATAAATCCGATTTGAAAAGGAG GAAGAAAGGGAATTACTTACTGGAAACAAGTTTGGTAACCAGAGCTATGCGTGAACCAAGAGTAGTCGTTCAAATCGAGAGTGAAGTTGATATTCTTGACGATGGTTATCGCTGGAGAAAGTATGGTCAAAAAGTCGTCAAAGGAAACCCAAACCCTAG GAGCTACTACAAATGTACGAGTACCGGATGTCCGGTGAGAAAACACGTGGAAAGAGCTTCTGACGATTTAAAATCAGTACTGACAACGTACGAGGGAAAACACAACCATGAAGTGCCAGCTGCTAGAAACAGTAGCCATGCCACCATGGACGTGGGGTCCACCTCAAATGCTCCACCTATACCATTATCTAGAATTCCTACCATCCCCAACTCCGAACCACAAGTTCAAGATCTTCCTCTTCGTTTTGATCGAAAAATTTCCAACGGATATATTCCGCCAAATTTCGTTGCTAATTTTGACACTAAACCTACGAAATTTGAACCTTCATCTATGTATCAGGAGTATATTCCTTACCAAAATCCAATAACTTTCAATTCAGTTTTACCTGATTTTCCTATTTCGTTACCGATGAGTATGCCAATGGCTCATAATTTTGGTTATAATAATAATGGAAAACATGGACGAGAGTCTTTTATAGGAGGACAAATGCAACATTTGAGGGACAATAATGGTAGATTCATTAGACCGAAACTGGAGCAGGATGATGGTTTTTATGACACTTTTATGTGTGCCCCGGATCATGTAAACGATGCTGCTTCCAGATATTGTCGCGTGATTCCTAATTTTCCTTCATAA